A region of Streptomyces halobius DNA encodes the following proteins:
- a CDS encoding DUF6716 putative glycosyltransferase — protein sequence MPSRTSSAPRVAVLADSDTRWKWGALTAYRIQSDIRLDGYLLRGRATPTVRQLDEVGARADSLREIRGVDFLEHMKDSVRSVDRTRDDVDRTRYDVVVLACVGGAVQAMLHGLARAWRAAEHRPVVVTGYVGVVYEKLADGLLLRHGADVVLANSRHDADRFRAVYRGVGADDSGIVECALPFLGGDAYPGERAPYTVVFAAQPSVPESRADRTYLLRRAVEHAGRHPDREVLIKLRSKPGEHTTHIEELPYQKLAAKVPGGLPANCRLVYGNMGEALDRTDLLVTVSSTAALESLHRGIPTAVLTDLGIREVLGNHHFLGSGCLASWDELDAGHRPEPDREWLARQGVAADGDYATAFDAARARVTALREADSLPPLTPYYTPRTAPGYLPGILARHGLDPHGEPLPGYADAPEETRGLRRVARETVREAARGAYRHGVQRVAPAIRRWGQL from the coding sequence GTGCCATCACGTACCAGTTCTGCGCCGCGGGTCGCGGTACTCGCCGATTCGGACACTCGGTGGAAATGGGGCGCTTTGACAGCGTACCGGATCCAATCGGACATCCGGCTCGACGGCTACCTGCTCCGCGGCCGCGCCACTCCCACGGTCCGCCAACTCGACGAGGTCGGCGCCCGTGCGGACTCGCTGCGCGAAATCCGCGGCGTGGACTTCCTGGAGCACATGAAGGACAGCGTCCGGTCCGTCGACCGTACCCGCGACGACGTCGACCGTACCCGCTATGACGTGGTCGTGCTGGCCTGCGTGGGGGGTGCGGTGCAGGCGATGCTGCACGGCCTGGCCCGCGCCTGGCGTGCGGCGGAGCACCGCCCCGTCGTCGTCACCGGCTATGTCGGCGTGGTCTACGAGAAGCTCGCCGACGGGCTGCTGCTGCGGCACGGCGCGGATGTCGTGCTCGCCAACTCCCGGCACGACGCGGACCGGTTCCGCGCGGTCTACCGGGGCGTCGGCGCCGATGACAGCGGCATCGTCGAATGCGCCCTCCCCTTCCTCGGGGGCGACGCCTACCCCGGCGAACGCGCCCCGTACACCGTGGTGTTCGCCGCCCAGCCCTCCGTCCCGGAGAGCCGCGCCGACCGTACGTACCTGCTGCGCAGGGCGGTTGAGCACGCCGGCAGGCACCCCGACCGCGAGGTGCTGATCAAGCTGCGCAGCAAGCCGGGCGAGCACACCACGCACATCGAGGAACTGCCGTACCAGAAGCTCGCCGCCAAGGTGCCGGGCGGACTGCCCGCCAACTGCCGTCTGGTGTACGGGAACATGGGGGAGGCCCTGGACCGCACCGACCTGCTGGTGACGGTCAGCTCCACCGCCGCCCTGGAGTCCCTGCACCGCGGCATCCCCACCGCCGTCCTCACCGACCTCGGCATCCGCGAGGTGCTCGGCAACCACCACTTCCTCGGCTCCGGCTGCCTCGCCTCCTGGGACGAGCTGGACGCCGGACACCGCCCGGAGCCCGACCGGGAATGGCTGGCCCGGCAGGGCGTGGCGGCCGACGGCGACTACGCGACGGCCTTCGACGCCGCCCGCGCCCGGGTCACCGCACTGCGCGAGGCCGACAGCCTGCCGCCCCTCACCCCGTACTACACACCCCGCACCGCCCCCGGCTACCTCCCCGGCATCCTCGCCCGGCACGGCCTGGACCCGCACGGAGAGCCGCTCCCCGGCTACGCCGACGCCCCCGAGGAGACCCGCGGACTGCGCCGGGTCGCCCGCGAGACGGTCCGCGAGGCCGCCCGCGGCGCCTACCGCCACGGCGTCCAGCGCGTCGCCCCCGCCATCCGCCGCTGGGGGCAGCTGTGA
- a CDS encoding acylneuraminate cytidylyltransferase produces the protein MAPTVVAVIPARGGSKGVPAKNLAAVGGVPLVARAVRACRASRLVTDVVVSTDDAGIAAAARGAGAVVVRRPGDIAGDTATSEAAVLHAMDGYEAEHGTAVDAVLLVQCTSPFLTREDIDGVAAAVVEDGADSALTVAPFHGFVWRDAADDAGDAGVAATVGERSAGAAAPVPSTATVTSEGGYGVNHDKSFRPRRQDRPQDLLETGAAYAMDAAGFRANGHRFFGRTELVRTDPARVLEVDDPHDLARARALAPLLDAPDADALAGSASPHLPASPHLPAIDDIDAVVLDFDGTQTDDRVLIDADGRELVAVHRGDGLGVAALRKARLKLLILSTEQNPVVAARARKLRVPVLHGIDRKDLALKQWCEEQGVVPERVLYVGNDVNDLPCFDLVGWPVAVAGAHDVVRGAARAVTATPGGSGAIREIAAWLLGPSL, from the coding sequence ATGGCACCCACTGTCGTGGCCGTCATCCCCGCCCGCGGCGGATCCAAGGGCGTCCCCGCCAAGAACCTCGCCGCCGTCGGGGGCGTGCCCCTGGTGGCCCGCGCGGTCCGCGCATGCCGGGCGTCCCGCCTGGTCACCGATGTCGTCGTGTCCACCGACGACGCCGGGATCGCGGCCGCCGCCCGCGGCGCCGGAGCGGTCGTCGTACGCCGCCCCGGCGACATCGCGGGCGACACCGCCACCAGCGAGGCCGCGGTCCTGCACGCCATGGACGGCTACGAGGCCGAGCACGGCACCGCCGTCGACGCGGTGCTGCTGGTCCAGTGCACCAGCCCCTTCCTCACCCGCGAGGACATAGACGGCGTGGCCGCCGCGGTCGTCGAGGACGGCGCGGACAGCGCGCTGACCGTCGCGCCGTTCCACGGGTTCGTCTGGCGGGACGCGGCCGATGACGCCGGCGACGCGGGTGTGGCCGCGACGGTCGGCGAGCGGTCGGCCGGTGCCGCCGCCCCCGTGCCGTCCACCGCCACCGTCACCAGCGAGGGCGGCTACGGCGTCAACCACGACAAGTCCTTCCGGCCGCGCCGCCAGGACCGCCCGCAGGACCTGCTGGAGACCGGCGCCGCCTACGCCATGGACGCGGCCGGCTTCCGCGCCAACGGTCACCGCTTCTTCGGCCGTACGGAACTCGTCCGCACCGACCCCGCCCGGGTGCTGGAGGTCGACGATCCGCACGACCTCGCCCGCGCCCGCGCGCTCGCGCCGCTGCTGGACGCTCCTGACGCGGACGCCCTCGCCGGTTCCGCTTCCCCCCACCTCCCGGCTTCCCCCCACCTCCCGGCCATCGACGACATCGACGCGGTGGTCCTGGACTTCGACGGCACCCAGACCGATGACCGGGTGCTGATCGACGCCGACGGACGGGAGCTCGTCGCCGTGCACCGCGGTGACGGCCTCGGCGTCGCCGCGCTGCGCAAGGCCCGGCTCAAGCTGCTGATCCTGTCCACGGAGCAGAACCCGGTCGTCGCCGCACGGGCCCGCAAACTGCGGGTGCCCGTCCTGCACGGCATCGACCGCAAGGACCTCGCCCTCAAGCAGTGGTGCGAGGAACAGGGCGTGGTGCCCGAGCGCGTGCTCTACGTCGGCAACGACGTCAACGACCTTCCGTGCTTCGACCTCGTCGGCTGGCCGGTGGCCGTCGCCGGGGCGCACGACGTGGTGCGCGGCGCGGCCCGCGCGGTCACCGCCACGCCCGGAGGAAGCGGCGCCATCCGCGAAATCGCGGCCTGGCTCCTCGGCCCGTCCCTGTAA
- a CDS encoding N-acetylneuraminate synthase family protein, whose protein sequence is MSSNSRIRTLGNREAGPGRPVYVTGEIGINHNGDLENAFALIDAAADAGCDAVKFQKRTPEICTPRDQWDIERDTPWGRMTYIDYRHRVEFDEDGYRAIDEYSKKRGIAWFASPWDVESVAFLEKFDVPCYKVASASLTDDELLRAMRATGRTVILSTGMSTPKQIRHAVEVLGSDNILLCHATSTYPAKAEELNLRMINTLQDEYPNVPIGYSGHETGLQTTLAAVALGATFVERHITLDRAMWGSDQAASVEPQGLTRLVRDIRTIEESLGDGVKKVYESELGPMKKLRRVAGVVAEAEAAEREPAAV, encoded by the coding sequence ATGAGCAGCAACTCCCGCATCCGCACCCTCGGCAACCGCGAGGCCGGCCCCGGCCGCCCCGTCTACGTCACCGGCGAGATCGGCATCAACCACAACGGCGACCTGGAGAACGCGTTCGCCCTGATCGACGCCGCCGCCGACGCCGGCTGCGACGCCGTCAAGTTCCAGAAGCGGACCCCGGAGATCTGCACCCCGCGCGACCAGTGGGACATCGAGCGCGACACCCCGTGGGGCCGCATGACCTACATCGACTACCGCCACCGCGTGGAGTTCGACGAGGACGGCTACCGCGCCATCGACGAGTACAGCAAGAAGCGCGGCATCGCCTGGTTCGCCTCCCCCTGGGACGTCGAATCGGTCGCCTTCCTGGAGAAGTTCGACGTGCCCTGCTACAAGGTCGCCTCCGCCTCGCTCACCGACGACGAGCTGCTGCGCGCCATGCGCGCCACCGGCCGCACCGTCATCCTCTCCACCGGCATGTCCACCCCGAAGCAGATCCGGCACGCCGTCGAGGTCCTGGGCAGCGACAACATCCTGCTCTGCCACGCCACCAGCACCTACCCGGCCAAGGCCGAGGAGCTCAACCTGCGCATGATCAACACCCTGCAGGACGAGTACCCCAACGTCCCGATCGGCTACAGCGGCCACGAGACCGGTCTGCAGACCACCCTCGCCGCGGTCGCCCTCGGCGCCACCTTCGTCGAGCGGCACATCACCCTCGACCGCGCCATGTGGGGCTCCGACCAGGCCGCCTCCGTCGAGCCGCAGGGCCTGACCCGCCTGGTCCGCGACATCCGCACCATCGAGGAGTCGCTCGGTGACGGCGTCAAGAAGGTCTACGAGAGCGAGCTCGGCCCGATGAAGAAGCTGCGCCGCGTGGCCGGCGTGGTCGCCGAGGCGGAGGCCGCCGAGCGCGAGCCCGCCGCGGTCTGA
- a CDS encoding ABC transporter permease codes for MSTAPQKTRKSPTVDAIARSATRDKVILAIAAPLLAVVAAIVISSLVFLASGENPLRAYWIMVDYGHYSDSQVWIINKAVPYYLSALAVAIGFRMNLFNIGVDGQYRLAAFAAAAVGGAIALPGALQIILLIAIAMLVGALWSGIAGLLKTTRGVSEVITTIMLNAIAASLIGYFLQDGRLAIKDGNLLHTPFLPESSHFFTFPTHPKPVYGFVVIAVLAGVLYWFGINRTRFGFDLRAVGASEPAAEASGVSVKRMIVMSMVLSGAAAGLVGMPTLLNQSFNYGTDFPVGIGFTGIAIALLGRNHPVGMAFGALLWAFLDRTGGRLEFVGYAQEIVGVIQGVIVLCVVIAYEIVRRYGLHLQQRKVGEELAVLARTTDNNKPEVSA; via the coding sequence ATGAGCACCGCCCCCCAGAAGACCCGGAAGAGCCCCACCGTGGACGCCATCGCCAGAAGCGCCACCCGGGACAAGGTGATCCTGGCGATCGCCGCGCCCCTCCTGGCCGTCGTCGCCGCGATCGTGATCAGCTCGCTGGTGTTCCTGGCCTCGGGCGAGAACCCGCTCCGGGCGTACTGGATCATGGTCGACTACGGCCACTACAGCGACAGCCAGGTCTGGATCATCAACAAGGCGGTGCCGTACTACCTGTCGGCACTGGCGGTCGCCATCGGCTTCCGGATGAACCTCTTCAACATCGGCGTCGACGGCCAGTACCGTCTCGCGGCCTTCGCCGCCGCGGCCGTCGGCGGGGCCATCGCCCTTCCCGGCGCCCTCCAGATCATCCTCCTCATCGCCATCGCGATGTTGGTCGGTGCCCTCTGGTCCGGCATCGCCGGTCTCCTCAAGACCACCCGCGGCGTCAGCGAAGTGATCACCACGATCATGCTGAACGCCATCGCCGCTTCGCTGATCGGCTACTTCCTGCAGGACGGCCGGCTCGCCATCAAGGACGGCAACCTGCTGCACACCCCGTTCCTCCCGGAGTCCAGCCACTTCTTCACCTTCCCGACCCACCCCAAGCCGGTCTACGGCTTCGTGGTGATCGCGGTACTGGCCGGAGTCCTGTACTGGTTCGGCATCAACCGCACCCGCTTCGGCTTCGACCTGCGCGCCGTCGGCGCCTCCGAGCCGGCCGCCGAGGCCAGCGGCGTCAGCGTCAAGCGCATGATCGTCATGAGCATGGTGCTGTCGGGCGCCGCGGCCGGCCTGGTCGGCATGCCCACCCTGCTCAACCAATCGTTCAACTACGGCACGGACTTCCCGGTCGGCATCGGCTTCACCGGAATCGCCATCGCGCTGCTCGGCCGCAACCACCCGGTCGGCATGGCCTTCGGCGCGCTGCTGTGGGCCTTCCTCGACCGCACCGGCGGCCGCCTCGAATTCGTGGGCTACGCCCAGGAAATCGTCGGCGTCATCCAGGGCGTCATCGTGCTGTGCGTGGTCATCGCGTACGAGATCGTGCGCCGCTACGGGCTGCACCTCCAGCAGCGCAAGGTCGGCGAGGAACTGGCCGTCCTGGCGCGTACGACGGACAACAACAAGCCGGAGGTGTCGGCGTGA
- a CDS encoding glycosyltransferase family 2 protein, producing the protein MVKLSVIVPFYNVQTYAPDTLKSLAANAREDFEFLLVDDCSRDETPQILQRAERELPGARLLRHEKNGGLATARNTGLDEARGEFLTFLDGDDWLAPGYFAELLGAIEELGCDFVRTDHVQCTARARTVHRVPHGRRGVVLDPRELILPTDRSTSVDYAFAWAGIYHRRLLDDGILHFRHGLRTAEDRPWIWRLHREAQSMAVVGLLGVFYRRGVTSSLTQIGDVRQLDFIRAFDQVIEETAQDRDAHLLLPKAVRTYCAIISHHLGSIERFEPQVARTLRTMSAAAMRRMPQDVLKEALDSMDVQRASRLRRVRRRPVPAEVAA; encoded by the coding sequence GTGGTTAAGCTCTCCGTCATCGTGCCGTTCTACAACGTGCAGACATACGCGCCCGACACCCTCAAAAGCCTGGCGGCCAACGCCCGCGAGGACTTTGAATTCCTGCTCGTCGACGACTGCTCGCGCGACGAGACCCCGCAGATCCTGCAGCGCGCCGAGCGCGAGCTGCCGGGCGCCAGACTCCTGCGGCACGAGAAGAACGGCGGCCTGGCCACCGCCCGCAACACCGGACTGGACGAGGCCCGCGGCGAGTTCCTCACCTTCCTGGACGGCGACGACTGGCTGGCCCCCGGCTACTTCGCGGAACTCCTCGGCGCCATCGAGGAGTTGGGCTGTGACTTCGTCCGCACCGACCATGTCCAGTGCACCGCCCGCGCCCGTACCGTGCACCGCGTCCCGCACGGCAGGCGCGGCGTCGTCCTGGACCCCCGTGAGCTGATCCTGCCGACCGACCGCTCCACCTCCGTGGATTACGCCTTCGCCTGGGCCGGGATCTACCACCGCAGACTGCTCGACGACGGAATCCTGCATTTCCGGCACGGACTGCGTACCGCCGAGGACCGCCCGTGGATCTGGCGGCTGCACCGCGAGGCGCAGTCGATGGCCGTGGTCGGACTGCTCGGCGTTTTCTACCGGCGCGGTGTGACGTCCTCGCTCACCCAGATCGGAGACGTGCGGCAATTGGACTTCATCCGCGCCTTCGACCAGGTGATCGAGGAAACCGCGCAGGACCGGGACGCGCATCTGCTGCTCCCGAAAGCGGTGCGCACCTACTGCGCGATCATTTCCCACCACCTCGGTTCGATCGAACGATTCGAGCCGCAGGTGGCCCGCACCTTGCGAACGATGAGTGCCGCGGCCATGAGACGCATGCCGCAGGACGTACTGAAGGAAGCACTGGATTCCATGGATGTGCAGCGCGCGTCCCGGCTGCGGCGGGTGCGCCGCCGCCCGGTCCCGGCGGAGGTCGCCGCCTGA
- a CDS encoding amidohydrolase, producing the protein MSPDADAADTCDTPAGNLLPGTLTEELRAELIAFRRDLHRHPELGNQEFRTTAAIRARLEQAGLTPRVLDIGTGLICDIGTEPGAVGPLLALRADIDALPIPDTKTTPYRSTVPGRAHACGHDVHTTVVLGAGLVLAELAHAGLLPHPVRLIFQPAEEVLPGGATDVIECGALEGVGRILAVHCDPRVDAGRIGLRAGAVTSACDRLEVALDGPGGHTARPHLTTDMVTAAARVALDVPALLSRRVDARAGLAVTWGRLESGHACNAIPQHAELSGTVRCLDLDAWRAAPDLVHAAIDEVATLHGAKSQINYVRGVPPVVNEPVSAQLLQDAMAARRGAHTVEDTEQSLGGEDFSWYLEQVPGAMARLGVRTPGDVSRHDLHRGDFDVDEEAIAVGVEMFTACALLVGRWPQAVLSQDPPSAA; encoded by the coding sequence ATGTCCCCCGATGCCGACGCCGCCGACACCTGCGATACCCCCGCCGGGAATCTGCTCCCCGGCACCCTGACCGAGGAGCTGCGCGCCGAACTCATCGCCTTCCGCCGCGATTTGCACCGGCACCCCGAGCTCGGCAACCAGGAGTTCCGGACCACGGCGGCGATCAGGGCACGTCTGGAGCAGGCCGGTCTCACGCCCCGCGTCCTGGACATCGGCACCGGCCTCATCTGTGACATCGGTACGGAGCCCGGGGCCGTCGGCCCGCTGCTGGCCCTGCGCGCGGACATCGACGCGCTGCCCATCCCGGACACCAAGACCACCCCCTACCGCTCCACGGTCCCCGGTCGCGCACACGCCTGCGGGCACGACGTGCACACCACCGTCGTCCTCGGCGCCGGCCTGGTGCTCGCCGAGCTGGCCCACGCGGGGCTGCTGCCGCACCCGGTACGGCTGATCTTCCAGCCCGCCGAAGAAGTCCTGCCGGGCGGCGCCACCGACGTCATCGAGTGCGGCGCCCTGGAAGGCGTCGGCCGGATCCTCGCCGTGCACTGCGATCCACGGGTCGACGCCGGCCGGATCGGGCTGCGCGCCGGAGCGGTCACCTCGGCCTGCGACCGGCTGGAGGTGGCACTGGACGGCCCCGGTGGGCACACCGCACGGCCGCATCTGACCACCGACATGGTCACCGCCGCGGCCCGGGTCGCCCTCGATGTGCCGGCGCTGCTCTCCCGCCGGGTCGACGCACGGGCCGGCCTCGCCGTCACCTGGGGCCGGCTGGAGTCCGGGCACGCCTGCAACGCGATCCCGCAGCACGCCGAACTCTCCGGCACCGTCCGCTGTCTCGATCTCGACGCCTGGCGCGCGGCCCCGGACCTGGTGCATGCCGCGATCGACGAGGTCGCCACGCTGCACGGCGCGAAGTCGCAGATCAACTATGTGCGCGGGGTGCCGCCGGTGGTCAACGAACCGGTCAGTGCCCAGCTGCTGCAGGACGCGATGGCCGCCCGGCGCGGCGCCCACACCGTCGAGGACACCGAGCAGTCCCTGGGCGGCGAGGACTTCTCCTGGTACCTGGAGCAGGTCCCTGGCGCGATGGCCCGGCTCGGGGTGCGCACGCCCGGCGACGTCTCGCGGCACGATCTGCACCGCGGGGACTTCGACGTCGACGAGGAAGCCATCGCGGTGGGTGTGGAGATGTTCACCGCGTGTGCGCTGCTGGTCGGCCGCTGGCCCCAGGCAGTGCTCTCACAGGACCCGCCTTCTGCCGCCTGA
- a CDS encoding ABC transporter ATP-binding protein, protein MANHDIRLTVRRGTVHALCGENGAGKSTLMKILYGMQRPDEGTITLDGEQVALHTPADAIARGIGMVHQHFMLADNLTVLENIVLGAEKPHGIAGGARAKIKEISDAYGLNIRPDVLVEDLGVADRQRVEILKVLYRGAHTLILDEPTAVLVPQEVDALFDNLRELKSEGLTVIFISHKLGEVLSVADDITVIRRGTTVASVEPAGTTPKQLAELMVGTELPSPETRESTVTDVPMLRVDDLHLSATDSDGVVRTVLDGISFTIHKGEVLGVAGVEGNGQAELVEAIMGTRDPDHGTVTLDGTDLSHASTRKRREGGIGYIPEDRHRHGLLLNAPLWENRILGHVTERPNSKGKLLDLAGARKDTERIVEEYDVRTPGIEVTASSLSGGNQQKLIVGREMSHQPKLLIAAHPTRGVDVGAQAQIWEQIREARHEGLAVLLISADLDELIGLSDTLRVMYRGRLVADADPAVITPEELGSAMTGAAGGHLGTSHDDTSADHGERGGDQE, encoded by the coding sequence GTGGCCAACCACGACATCCGTCTGACCGTGCGCCGCGGCACCGTCCACGCCCTGTGCGGCGAGAACGGCGCCGGCAAATCCACCCTGATGAAGATCCTCTACGGCATGCAGAGGCCGGACGAGGGCACCATCACGCTGGACGGCGAGCAGGTCGCCCTGCACACCCCGGCCGACGCCATCGCGCGCGGTATCGGCATGGTGCACCAGCACTTCATGCTCGCCGACAACCTCACCGTCCTGGAGAACATCGTCCTGGGCGCGGAGAAGCCGCACGGCATCGCCGGCGGCGCCCGCGCGAAGATCAAGGAGATCTCCGACGCGTACGGACTGAACATCCGGCCCGACGTGCTCGTCGAGGACCTCGGAGTCGCGGACCGGCAGCGGGTGGAGATCCTCAAGGTCCTCTACCGCGGCGCCCACACCCTGATCCTCGACGAGCCGACCGCGGTCCTCGTCCCGCAGGAGGTCGACGCGCTCTTCGACAACCTGCGGGAGCTGAAGTCCGAGGGCCTGACCGTCATCTTCATCTCCCACAAGCTGGGCGAGGTGCTGTCGGTCGCCGACGACATCACCGTCATCCGGCGCGGTACGACCGTGGCCTCGGTCGAGCCGGCCGGCACCACGCCCAAGCAGCTGGCCGAGCTGATGGTCGGCACCGAACTGCCGTCCCCCGAGACCCGCGAATCGACGGTCACGGACGTACCGATGCTGCGGGTCGACGATCTGCATCTGTCGGCCACCGACTCCGACGGCGTGGTCCGCACCGTCCTGGACGGCATCTCCTTCACCATCCACAAGGGCGAGGTACTGGGCGTCGCCGGTGTCGAGGGCAACGGCCAGGCCGAACTGGTCGAGGCCATCATGGGCACCCGCGACCCGGACCACGGAACCGTCACCCTGGACGGCACGGACCTCTCCCACGCCTCCACCCGCAAGCGGCGCGAGGGCGGCATCGGCTACATCCCCGAGGACCGCCACCGCCACGGCCTGCTGCTGAACGCCCCGCTGTGGGAGAACCGCATCCTCGGCCACGTCACCGAGCGGCCCAACAGCAAGGGCAAGCTCCTCGACCTGGCCGGCGCCCGCAAGGACACCGAGCGCATCGTCGAGGAATACGACGTCCGCACCCCCGGCATCGAGGTCACCGCGTCCTCCCTCTCCGGCGGCAACCAGCAGAAGCTGATCGTCGGCCGCGAGATGAGCCACCAGCCGAAACTGCTGATCGCCGCGCACCCCACCCGCGGCGTCGACGTCGGCGCACAGGCACAGATCTGGGAGCAGATCCGCGAGGCGCGCCACGAGGGCCTGGCGGTGCTGCTGATCTCCGCCGACCTGGACGAGCTGATCGGCCTGTCCGACACCCTGCGGGTGATGTACCGCGGCCGGCTGGTCGCGGACGCCGATCCCGCCGTCATCACCCCGGAGGAGTTGGGCTCCGCCATGACCGGTGCCGCCGGCGGCCACCTCGGCACGTCGCACGACGACACATCAGCGGACCACGGCGAGCGGGGAGGTGACCAGGAATGA
- a CDS encoding BMP family lipoprotein, giving the protein MRRVIRIAAAAGASAVLALTATACGQSFAEANRAKHAGVGLAFDIGGRDDHSFNEAAARGIENAQHKLGVKAKMLTAKNGETEADREQRLTSFAEAGYNPVIGVGFAYSQSVEKVAKDFPDTTFGVVDAVPEGKNVDAMVFAEHEGSYLAGVAAALKSKTHKVGFIGGVNNALIQKFQAGFEQGVRDTDPKAKVTSQYLYPNNDKGFNDPAAAKAKAAGMIDRGIDVIYTAAGQSGAGSIEQVSKHKGVWAIGVDSDAYRQPGLARYKDHILTSVVKNVDVAVFDLVKSVEDGKPLTGVHAYDLKHRGVSLATSGGFIKDIQPQIDAARKKIVEGKVKVKETP; this is encoded by the coding sequence GTGCGTCGGGTCATCAGGATTGCCGCCGCGGCCGGCGCCAGCGCGGTCCTCGCGCTCACCGCCACGGCCTGTGGGCAGAGTTTCGCCGAGGCCAACCGCGCCAAGCACGCCGGCGTCGGACTCGCCTTCGACATCGGCGGCCGCGACGACCACTCCTTCAACGAGGCGGCCGCCCGCGGCATCGAGAACGCCCAGCACAAACTGGGCGTCAAGGCCAAGATGCTCACCGCCAAGAACGGCGAGACCGAGGCGGACCGCGAACAGCGGCTCACCTCCTTCGCCGAGGCCGGATACAACCCGGTCATCGGTGTCGGCTTCGCCTACAGCCAGTCCGTCGAGAAGGTCGCCAAGGACTTCCCCGACACCACCTTCGGCGTGGTCGACGCGGTGCCGGAGGGCAAGAACGTCGACGCCATGGTCTTCGCCGAGCACGAGGGCTCGTACCTGGCCGGGGTCGCCGCGGCGCTGAAGAGCAAGACGCACAAGGTCGGCTTCATCGGCGGGGTGAACAACGCGCTGATCCAGAAGTTCCAGGCCGGATTCGAGCAGGGTGTCCGCGACACCGACCCGAAGGCCAAGGTCACCTCGCAGTACCTCTACCCGAACAACGACAAGGGCTTCAACGACCCCGCGGCCGCCAAGGCCAAGGCCGCCGGCATGATCGACCGCGGTATCGACGTGATCTACACGGCGGCCGGACAGTCGGGCGCCGGATCCATCGAACAGGTCAGCAAGCACAAGGGCGTCTGGGCCATCGGCGTCGACTCCGACGCGTACCGGCAGCCGGGCCTGGCCCGCTACAAGGACCACATCCTGACCTCCGTGGTGAAGAACGTCGATGTGGCCGTCTTCGACCTGGTCAAGAGCGTCGAGGACGGGAAGCCGCTGACCGGCGTCCACGCCTACGACCTCAAGCACCGGGGTGTCTCGCTCGCCACCTCGGGCGGCTTCATCAAGGACATCCAGCCGCAGATCGACGCGGCCCGGAAGAAGATCGTCGAGGGCAAGGTGAAGGTCAAGGAGACGCCGTAG